The DNA segment CATCGCGGACCTGCTGCCCGACGCCGAGCTGGTGCTCGTGCCGGACGCCGGGCATCTGGTGATGCTGGAGCACCCCGAGGTCGTCACCGACCGGCTCGCGGACCTGCTGACCCGCGCGGGAGCCGTCCCGGCAGGAGCTACCGTTAGCGGCTATGGACGAGGCAGCAGTACCGCACAACCCGGCTGAGATCCGGCTCACCGTCACCTCCCCCGAGCAGATGCGGGAGCTGGGCCTCAGACTGGCCGGGCTGCTGCGCGCGGGCGACCTGGTGATGCTCACCGGGGAGCTGGGCGCGGGCAAGACGACGCTGACCCGGGGGCTCGGCGAGGGGCTCGGGGTGCGCGGCGCGGTCACCTCGCCGACCTTCGTCATCGCCCGGGTCCACCCCTCGCTGGTGGACGGACCGCCGCTGGTC comes from the Streptomyces seoulensis genome and includes:
- the tsaE gene encoding tRNA (adenosine(37)-N6)-threonylcarbamoyltransferase complex ATPase subunit type 1 TsaE, with translation MDEAAVPHNPAEIRLTVTSPEQMRELGLRLAGLLRAGDLVMLTGELGAGKTTLTRGLGEGLGVRGAVTSPTFVIARVHPSLVDGPPLVHVDAYRLSGGLDDMEDLDLDVSLPESVIVVEWGEGKVEELTDDRLQILIHRAVGDTTDEVRHVTLTGLGDRWAKTDLDALAG